CAGTAGTAGTCTTTCGGCGAAAGATTCCGATGTGTCCCTCCCTGCATGCTCCAGCCATCCATCAATCTCCATGCCAGGCCTGGCTACTTTGTGCCTGACAACACCATCTGATTCCATACCCGTGGTGCGTGTGCCCAAAGATCATCACTGCCGGCCGGCCGACTTCTGGCCGGTCACGCTTAGATATGACAGGATTCGTACGATCTTTTCCCCGTAGGAGAGACGGCCTCCATCCATCCATTTGCTGGCCATAGACGTGAACTTAGCGTGCATGCACGTAAAGGGAGGGAGCATATCGCATATGCACAACAAGCAGGACGGGGGGTCAAAAGAAAAGGCCGCATTGCACCCTTGTGTCGCATCACCTTCACGTCGTGCACGTATACCTACGCGCGCACCATGCGTGGTCTAGAGCGTGTGCGGCGTACGTCTCAATCCGTGGGCTTCTCCGTGTGCTTTGCTGATTGGGTGTTTGATCCATGTGGCGATTGCGATGCAGGTGCCGTTCTACTGGGCGGCGCAGTTCACCGGGGCGATGTGCGCGGCGTTCGTGCTGCGGGCGGTGCTGCACCCGATCACGGTGCTGGGGACGACGACCCCCACGGGGCCGCACTGGCACGCCCTCGTCATTGAGATCATCGTCACCTTCAACATGATGTTCATCACCTGCGCCGTCGCCACGGACTCGAGGGCGGTACGTTCATTGATCCGCCACAGACCCCCTGTTTTGATTTCTTGATTGGAGTTCTAGCTCTCGGTTCTTCATATTATGCTACTATTGGTATTAATTTCTGCTTTTTTTTGGCTTGGTGCAGGTGGGTGAGTTGGCGGGGTTAGCAGTTGGTTCCGCGGTTTGCATTACGTCCATCTTCGCAGGGTAAATATATGAAAGAATCACTAACCACCACACTGACTGACTTTAGCAAGGAGTCGTTGGGGGCTTAATTATTTTAACAGCTTGATTGATTCAATCGTTATGTAGTGATAAGAAATACTACTAGTAAATTGATCACCAACCCACATCTTTTTCACAAAGAATTTGAAGAACCTTATTTTAGTTGCAAAGGTGACGGCCGGACCCAGCTTGCAAGAGCTCACTAGTAATGAATTGTCTAGGATTCTTTGAACCTTACAAACAGATAGATGACACATGATTCCTGGCCGTATATAGACAAACACAATACAAAAACACTTTTGGGAAAAATAATACTAGACAGGAAAGATCAGCCATTGAACAATAGCCTTAGCTATACACACACACGTAGGACCAGAACTCCACAATGACATCTTGATTTTTAGCACCAGTCATGCATATTAGCTAAGACGAGGGGAAACGAGTGGCATTTGCAGGCCTGTGTCAGGAGGATCGATGAACCCGGCGAGGACTCTGGCGCCGGCGGTGGCCAGCGGCGTCTACACCGGCCTCTGGATCTACTTTCTCGGCCCCGTCATCGGCACCCTCTCCGGTGCCTGGGTCTACACCTACATCCGCTTCGAGGAGGAGCCCTCCGTCAAGGACGGCCCGCAGAAGCTCTCCTCCTTTAAGCTCCGCCGCCTGCAGAGCCAGCGGTCCATGGCCGTCGACGAGTTTGACCATGTCTGATCGGCCGGCCGGCCGGTGCAACTACACCCCACCCCAACTATATATATGCTCTGTATTGGATTTGCATGCGTACGTACGTAAGTGCGCACGTATACGAGCGCGGGACGCCATTTGTAACCAGTCAAAGTATGTACGATCCATGCATCTACGTGTTTGTACGGGTGTACCGCGTACGAGCGAGCTCTGTGCCAAAGGAACTGAAGTAGTACTGGACGCAGCTAGCTTCGTGTGTGTGTATGCCATGGGTACGTAGATAGCCTGAGTACATGTCTGGTGTAACGCATTtgtattttttgtgattttctccATGTGCCTACGCGCATGTGTATTTTATGTTATCTCTTTCGCTTTGTACTGCGTCAGAGGTTGCATAAATTTATAATATGATGATGAAGCTAACGGAGCTTGCTTTGCCTGAAAAAGATCTGGAAGAATATATGCTACACGGTATTAGTTGAGAAAAAACTCGTGAGGTCATGGATTTACCCTTTTTCCATGCAGATTTTGATATTAAATTTACTACTTTTGGTTGTCATATTTAAATACGGATGATATATTGAGTGACGTACATCACGGGTCTCATTGAGCAAATCGCAAGCCATCCCAATCAAGTGGAGGCAAAGAGGGCTGCCACCCAAGGCCTCAAGCGGAGTAGGCCGCAAATAATACTATTATTGTTAAGTCTAAAGATTATTGTAGTGTAAACTAAACAGTTAGGTATAATCCAAATTTTGCTAGAGCAAATCCACACACTAACTAGTAATATTAGTTGATTTGATAGGCAACAATGTGTTTAGTGAGCCTACCAGTGTCTCTCCCATAGAAGAGTGACAAGTCACACTAAAATTTATGTAACTAGATTTCCTTGTTTAGTTTCGTGTAAAACCTTTTGTTTCAGAAATTGATAGGAGCCCTTGTATACACTAGAAGAAGTCAAGCATCCAGACAAGCCTAAAAAACGAATTATATGTATGTGCACAACTAATAACAGAAAGCACTACAATTAATATTTAACAACATTGTTATATGGTCCCACACAAGAAACATTGATATATGGTTAATTATGTCAATTAAGTACAATTTAAAAAACTATGTCAATTAAGTAAGCAAAATTATACTCACCAACACTATAATACAATTAAATAAGTACAAATGTTTGGTATAAAAAGTTTTTTTCTTTTAATTCGCCTCCGGTCTCAATTAAGTTTGGAGCGACTCTGGGAGGAGAAAATAAAACATTGTTATATGGTTAACTATGTCAATTAAGTACAATTAAAAAAGTATCTCAATTAAGTAACTAAAATTATACTCATTAACACTATAATACAATTAAATAAATACACACATTTGGTATATATTTTTTTTAATTCACCTCCGGTCTCAAACAAGTTTGGAGCATAGGAGGAGGAAATGAGgagaggatgtgcgaggaggacaTAAGAGGATATGGAAGGGTGTGTGCGAGAGCTTCGACGGGTGGATTAATTCATTTAAAACACATATTTTTAGTTATACTTATAATAAAAATTAGTAGTAGATTTATATGAAATTAAATCTGATTTGTATTAATGACACTTTGCAAATTTaataactttgaatttaattctagTTTTCTAATTTTTGCCTCGCGTGAAAAACTCTGAAATTACATTCCGAATCAAACAAATAAGATGACACTTAAATTTAAGTTTATTCAATGAGTACTTATAACAATAACAAAACACTAATCTATTTTACTTATCAAATCCATAAAATTTATTCAAAATCTGAAGTTATCTTGAATTTATGATGgatttaaatatatataattcaATTTAAAATACAATTAAGTGTGTAATAAGAACTTTAAAACATGGATACCCTCTTTTCTGGACTTGACTATAAATTTTAGAACAACAATATCACGTATCTAATAGTGTTTTCAATTCTAAGATAACTCAGCATATTTGTTTCCCAATATTTTGTAATGTTGCCCTGATTTGGCGTCAAAGACAACTGTTGGCTTGAGATGTTTGGATGTGAAATGCTAGTTAAAAAATTATTTTTAGATAAACTAGTTAAATAAGTTTAAAATTTGCAGTAATAAATAAATAACCAGGTAGTCCTTGACACTTGGAAAAATAAGAATATAAGAAGTCAATTTTTTATGGTTATACAAGGATGTGTAGTTTTATAAATTGGAGTACTCCATAAATCGCAAATTTATATTTCTGAGAATAATCCCGAGCAAATATTGACCAATTTACCATTTATCTTGGTAACAAGTTTAAGTGATACCTATGGAAATCTACCATCTAATAGTATATGGTATTTTCGTCTAGAAATTTATGTGTGGCGTCGGTTGACTATTTTAAAATTAGTGGAGGAGATTGTTGAAGGAAGGGATAGAACAACTAATAAAGATGTCTGTCCACGAATTGTCGAAATTCTGAGGCCGACCCAATGCTTTTGCACGTTCATTGTTGTCTGTTAGTGTTGGATCTCCGTGTAAAGACGGCTTAATTAGGAGACCACCCATCAATCAATTATAGAAAGTGAAATTTCTTTTATGTTGCTCTAGATGATGTGGGTCGATGTCCTTTCAGGAGAAAAGACGGAGCAGATTCCTGGGAGGCTAGTTAGAGCAGTGAACTCTATCTTTGGTTTTGTACATGCTCTAATTAAAGCCGTCTCTTGTTAGGAACTGGTTATGAGATGCTCAAACCCATAATTATGACCTATTTTCCGTGCTATAGTGGATGTCAAGCGTGGTTGACTGCTCAATTGGTCCCTATACTAGAGACTATAGAAAGCGGGGAGCTCTGTTCCGGAGTTGACTAGCCAGTGCCACGGCATGCACAGTGGCGTCCACAGTGTGTGCATACGTGCGGGCCGGACCACATCGAGCGAAGCAGGGCCAGGGAAATCTCAAATCCCCGCTCCACTAAGGCCAACAAGAACTACACCTGAATCATCACCAATCCCCGACAAGGAAGGAACGCGCGCGGTGGAGACGTCACAGGCAGGCATGCAGCACCCGTAGCATGGCAAAGGCCACAGTGCGCGGTGGCCCGGAAGGAAGGACGGAAGGAGCCTTCGCCGTCACCTGCGCCCCCACGCCGCCTTCGAGGTCAAGGACGCACGCGCGTGCGCACGAGACCAGCCGGGAGGGACTCAACGATCGAGCGCACCAGCGTAGCAGCGTCAACGGAACGGTGGCACTTGGACCTGGTGCTCTTGATCGAACGCCCTGAAGTGTGGAAACGGACGCTCGCATTCGGTTTTGGGACCTGACCTGAATCCCACGAGGATTTTTGGGACACTACGGCGAGCTGGCGGCCCCCGGAATAGCAGAGACAGGCACCAAAGTGGACGGGGGGATATATCATGCCTGTCTATCAAAGGGGCGTGACTATTGCGCGCGCGCGCGTTGCAACGCTCGATTCAGACAGGATGGTGTGATTACGTGAGGGAGCATTCCCACCATCATCGCGATAAAAGCGGCCAGCTGCCCTGGACGGATCGCTGCACGCATGGGAATCGCTCGCTCCCGCGAGCGATCGCGAGAGAGTAAAGTCGCTATCAAAGACGGCCAAATTAGGCACCTTGGTATGGTGTAAAGTTCAAAAGTTCTCATGGGCCTTGAAAGTGTCTACATGCACTAGTTGCCGGCCTTGAACGTGTCTACATGCACTAGTTGCCGGCCTTGGAAGTGTCTACATGCACTGGTTGCCATCGATTAGACGGCCACAGCTCTCTAGAGCATCCACAGCCGGGCATACCAAAATTCACGCCACGTGTCCATGTGTGTCCGCGGTCAGTGACTGGACAACAATTTTTTTTGGCACAATCACATATCTCAAACTTCACTTATAAAATTCATACTGGACATGCAGCACATAAAAGCTCGTAGATAAACCTAGCCTACTTGTCGTCGGAGATGTGACAACATGCGTCTCTAGGGGGGCGACAGCCTCCCACGTTGGCTCTTGGTTCTCGTCGGACTTCATGTCTGGTAAGATTGCATCCACCTCCGACCGTTGATCCCCGATCTAGCGGCGGTTTGCCTCCACCTTCGCCTTCGAGCGGATGGAGTCCTGGATGGCATGCTGCTTCACAACCTCCTTTGTAAACTCGACCAGCGCATCGGCCGTGCCGAATTCGGCTTGGGCGACCGCAAGCATCGGGTCCATCTCACCTTCCTCCTCCATCACCGCGGCCACgtctggcgcctcctcctcctcctcctcctccttctccatcgCCGCAACCGAAGCCTACTCGTACTCCCCCCTCCTCCATCGCCACGTCCAGCACCTCCTTCTCCATTGCCGCAACCGTGGCCGGCACatactcctcctcgtcctcgttcATCGCCGCGTCCAACACCCCCACCTCCTCCATCGCCACGTCCAtcacctccttctcctcccccaTCTCCATCGCTACAGCCGTGGCcgacgctgaaggaaatatgccctagaggcaataataaagttattatttgtttccttataccatgataaatgtttattattcatgctagaattgtattaaccggaaacataatacatgtgtgaatacatagacaaacatagtgtcactagtatgcctctacttgactagctcgttgatcaaaaatggttatgtttcctaaccatagacatgagttgtcatttgattaacgggatcacatcattaggagaatgatgtgattgacttgacccattccgttagcttagcacttgattgtttagtttgttgctattgctttcttcatgacttatacatgttcctatgactatgagattatgcaactcccgtttaccggaggaacactttgtgtgccaccaaacgtcacaacgtaactggatgattataaaggtgctctacaggtgtctccgaagatacttgttgggttggcgtatttccagattaggatttgtcactccgattgtcggagaggtatctttgggcccactcggtaatgcacatcactataagccttgcaagcattgcaactaatgagttagttgcgggatgatgtattacggaacgagtaaagagacttgccggtaacgagattgaactaggtattgagataccgacgatcgaatctcgggcaagtaacataccgatgacaaagggaacaacgtatgttgttatgcggtctgaccgataaagatcttcgtagaatatgtaggaaccaatatgggcatccaggtcccgctattggttattgaccagagaggtgtctcggtcatgtctacatagttctcgaacccgtagggtccgcacgcttaacgttcgttggtgatatagtactatatgagttatgtatgttggtgactgaatgttgttcggagtccgggatgagatcacggacatgacgaggaactctggaatggtccggagataaagtttgatatatgggataatagtgtttggtcaccggaagggttccggaattcaccggaaggggttccagatgtttcctgaaatgtttgggtacgagaacactttatttgggccaaaggggaaagcccacaaggtttttggaaagcacaaaaggaagttttgcggagtccagaggccagacgccagggtctctggcgtctgggtccagacgccgggaaccctagcgtctggccctggaatcctagaaggactcttgccttttgggtgaaaccgactttgtggaggcttttactccaagttttgaccctaAGGCTCAACATacaaatagaggggtagggctagcacccaagacacgtcaagaaacaccaagccgtgtgccggcaaccccgtcccctctagtttatcctccgtcatagttttcgtagtgcttaggcgaagccctgcggagattgttcttcaccaacaccgtcaccacgccatcgtgctgccagaactcatctactacttcgcccctcttgctggatcaagaaggcgaggacgtcaccgagccgaacgtgtgtagaacttggaggtgccgtgctttcggtacttggatcggtcggatcatgaagacgtacgactacatcaaccgcgttgatataacacttccgcgaacggtctacgagggtacgtagacaacactctcccatctcgttgctatgcatcaccatgatcctgcgtgtgcgtaggaatttttttgaaattactatgttcccctttagtggcatcagagccaggttttatgcgtagatgtcatatgcacgagtagaacacaagtgagttgtgggcgatataagtcatactgcttaccagcatgtcatactttggttcagcggtattgttggatgaagcggcccggaccgacattacgcgtacgcttatacgagactggttctatcgacgtgttttgcacacaggtggctggcgggtgtcagtttctccaactttagttgaaccgagtgtggctacgcccggtccttgcgaagtttaaaacatcaccaacttgacaaactatcgttgtggttttgatgcgtaggtaagaacggttcttgctaagcccgtagcagccacgtaaaatttgcaacaacaaagtagaggacgtctaacttgtttttgcagggcatgttatgatgtgatatggtcaagacatg
The sequence above is drawn from the Triticum aestivum cultivar Chinese Spring chromosome 7A, IWGSC CS RefSeq v2.1, whole genome shotgun sequence genome and encodes:
- the LOC123151130 gene encoding aquaporin NIP2-2, with the translated sequence MSVTSNTPTRANSRVNYSNEIHDLSTVQDGAPSLAPSMYYQEKSFADFFPPHLGKKVISEVVATFLLVFVTCGAASIYGADVTRVSQLGQSVVGGLIVTVMIYATGHISGAHMNPAVTLSFACFRHFPWIQVPFYWAAQFTGAMCAAFVLRAVLHPITVLGTTTPTGPHWHALVIEIIVTFNMMFITCAVATDSRAVGELAGLAVGSAVCITSIFAGPVSGGSMNPARTLAPAVASGVYTGLWIYFLGPVIGTLSGAWVYTYIRFEEEPSVKDGPQKLSSFKLRRLQSQRSMAVDEFDHV